In the genome of Candoia aspera isolate rCanAsp1 chromosome 4, rCanAsp1.hap2, whole genome shotgun sequence, the window CCTGCTCAAGATTAAAAACGCATATGGTTTTCAAATGCTGAAGTAAAAGGTTACACTTACATTAGTGCTTCCGTTCTAAACCCACAATGGATCATCAAGAAAGGCTGGTGGCTTTGGTTTCTCACTATCCAACTTTCCCCAGTCTGGCACCCTCCAGACAAGTTGGGAATGGAActacagctcccaaaattccaagCAAGCAATACAaaactgactgggaattctggggataACAATCATAAGACATCTGGGGAAAAGAGAACTGAGATGGGCTACCATAATTGATTCTCTgtctcatacacacatacactttaGAGAGCATGTGCAAGTCAACGTAGAAGAATAGAGAAAAAATAATGTACTTGAttgtttcccccttttcttgCTGGTTGTCTTAAGGATAATCTACACATCCAGCAATTTCCCCCCTGCAAGTAGCAAAAGATTTAAGGTGCCAATATCTTCTGTCCATCTGCCACTCTCACCTGAGAAAATCATTTTGGGATGGGTCATTTTAAGGGTTAAAGAAACAGCCATCCTTGCTAAAGAGGAAGTGTTAATGTGGACTCTCCTACCCATCTTCCTCCTATTTGGACCTGACATGCTGACAAAGTTATATTAACCGAAAGTCTGTATCATCTCtagctagaccagggtttctcagccagggttccatggagccctagggttccatgagaggtcactaggggttccctggaagatcacaatttatttaaaaaattattttgaatttgggcaacttcacactaaagaggtaagtttcagtctttatttttagtttattaacactgttaatgcatatatccaggcctacacatgaaacgaatataacaattttgtaacttatggcctatatttgagcctgactgtgcaggggttccccgaggactaaaaaatatttcaagggttcctccagagtcaaaaggttgagaaaggctgagctagatgATGAGCTTACTGTCCTAGAAACAGGCTGGGATGTGCTACTGAAGAAATAGTTGTCTTAAAAATAGCAAGAAGAAAAGCATGTGGAAAAGTTTCTTTGGCAAGTTTATTGCATCCCACTGCTTTGAGAAAATTCAAGACAACTAAAATGACACATCCCCTTCCTTGAGTAAAATACATTCAAAGTGAGGCAGGGGACCTGTTATTTGCAAACAAAAACTAGGATAGGAAATAGTAGGCTAAAAAAGATGGTGTGTATGcttctgtgcatgtgtgcacacacgcaATAGAAGACATTTGGTGGTGTATTCAGAAAGCATTCTCTAGTTTTTGTCTCCTCCTCCCAAAAAACTGAGGATACCTACCTTTTTTAAGACTCCTCCCTTTCTAGCCAAAGCAGATGTAATATGGAGGATTGCTATGATCAGTTGCTCAGTAGTGCAATTAATTTAAACTTTGGATTTaatgtggtgtttctcaaccttagcaactttaagattggtggacttcaactcccagaatctggctgaggaattctaggagctgaagttcacccatctttaTTAACATATCTACCTCAACGTTGGTAAGCCAGCCCTGCAGCAACTGGAGACTTTATTGCCCTTAATCTTTTTATTAAAGTTGCACCCTGGTATCTGCACTGCTGATGCTGCAAAACTAAAGTAGATAATTGTAGGATGCTTATATTTTTTACAGCATAAGTTTTCTAAACAGCTTCGGGCACAGCAGTGCTGATCAAAATAGCAGTACCGGGAGAATTCAGGCATCAGGCTTCTAGGACTATCCACACAGAATGCtggatagattttattttttttcttttgagggtTCAGATACTCCTCAATGAACCTTAAAATATTGGTTCTCTCTATATGTAATTGTGAAAACAGAACACCACATTTCCCCAAATTTCAGGCAATCCAGTAGCTCTATGTATTCTGCACAGATTTCTATTAGGTGATGATTTTTCCAAACCATTTTGAGCTTTGCCATCAGTTCGCATGAATGATGTTATATGTGGCCACAATCTTTCCTTTTTCACAGGCCTCCAGTGCTTCCACACTTACCTTTAATATAGGTTGGACTGAAAATTTAAcacaataatacaggtagtcctcatttaatagCCACAAGTGaggccagaatttcagttgctaagcaaagcggtcattaagcaaatccaacccaattttacgaccttttttgtggcggtcattaggcaaatcaccgcagttgttaagcaaaccacgcagttccccactgattttgcttgccagaagctggctggtaaggtcaaaaatggtgatcatgtgaccacaggatactgcaacaggcataaatgcgaaccggttgccaagcacccaaatcatgatcagcgaccacagggatgctgcaatggtcataagtgtgagcaccagttgtaagggTTTTTTctgcactgtcataagtctgaaccgccactaaacaaatggtctttaagtgaggactacctgcatgcaaTTGTTTTTGCCATGCTGTAGAAGAATGCTGGCCAAAACAGGGTGTTTACAGTGATGCATAATATCAGTTTATGAACTTTGCAGAGTCTGACACAGTGCTTCTAGGGCTGGGTAACATGGCCTCTAAATTTTGGTTCAGTCCAGATCTAGATCTACATCCAGGTTACAATGGTTGATTCACAGGTGGaatgtttttttcaaatatgGCTTTATTCAGGTTGGACTGTTTAGAAGATGTATACATAAATTAAACACTATTTGAATTGATggaagggtggggggaagggagggacagAAAAATTGTGAAATCAGAAAAAGTGAACTTAGGTACTGAGAGATTAATATAGAGGTATGTGTTTCATACAACCTGCAGCTCCTCCCCTAGATATGACTGGGTCTTGGCAGTGATTTCCTGAAAAGACGAAGGTTAAGGTATGAGTCCACTAAGTTGGCAGAAAATGTCTGAACAGAATGTTGAGATTTGTCGGTTTTATTGTCCTCATGACCCATTTTTGTATAGAGCTTACATGCTAgaagactgaatgaatgaatctttgGGAATGTTCACATTAGTTAgttagatttatatagctgtccatctcacaaatgtgactctacacagcttacaataaaataaataaaatatacaatataaaaaattaaaacacataggAGCTGGTTATCATCCAACCAGTTTACCTGGTAAGGTGTTCATCTATTTCTCTAAAGAGACCTCACTCAGGAAAAAGATTCTAAAAAAATGATAGCAAATTCttttcccattcctgacttgTATATCCAAAAAGGTTACTGTAGAAAGCAACTAGTTGAAATTGGGACTTTGACCTATCATATGTACCTTCCTAGTGGACCAGTGCTACACATCAAGGCCTTGAGAATGAAGTGACCTGTTGGTCATATGGTCATCatgaagaacttttttttttggtgctccTGCTCCTACATTAAGAAAATCCCAATAGGTTATCATATGTGGGAATGTTTCTGgttttggaaattgctcagcTTCACAAAACAACCTATATTCCAAATTGCTCAGCTTCACTGTAGATCTGGATCTTAAGATTTTCCTGCCATAACGTGCTGCATACATATCTTCTCTATTTCTGTTGCTCACACCCCAAATATAAGGGTCCCATTCTTTTCCCAAGGAACCCAGAAATTTTGGTTTCCCAACCTCTTTCCAACTGCTGtattaaataaatctgaaatccaTCCCATGCTTTGCCTTTAACTATTAGGTATCCTTTTCTTCCAGAGAATGTTACATCCATGATTCTTTTATTGATTCTTAGTGGCAGGCATTATATGGTAGTTTGATCACTTCTCTATGAAGTTCCATAGAGTTTTCAGTCCAGCTGATAAGATCACCACCAATGGAGCTACTGCAGGTTGCCATCTTGTAAATTTCACCAGGTGTCACAATATAGCTCCACATGTTGAAATCTGAGATTTCCCCAATGAAAGCTTGAGTAGCATCAAAGCGGCCCCCAAGAGTATCCTGTGGAAGAAGAGTACAATGAATAGTGTATTCAGAGGAACCATGCGTGACTTGCAGATAGTGACAGAACTTAAAGTGAGAGGGCCATTTACCTGCTCCTGGCCTAGTATGAAAACTCCCCCAGGTTTCACTGGATGCCAAGGAGCCAAGTTCTCCCCACTCCCTCTTTGGACACCATCCTTGTAAGTTTCCCAGATGCCATTCCGAGTTGACCATGTCACACAGATGTGGTGCCATTTGGCATCATTAATGGCCAATGGCAATGTGACAGCCTGCAAAGCAAGGACAGAAGGGTTCAGATAAAAGTGGGGATGAGCAAACCTGCGAGTTATAAACTAAAACATGGCAAGGTACTGGGCATAAAACCTTCTTCAAATATATCTGCTACACCAATTAACAAACAACTGGATTAGGTCAGAGTTATCCCCAGTCCCAGATTTGCTCCCATACCTTATCGTTGATGAGCAACTCCATGGGGTTATTTCCCCATTGAATAAGTACCACTTCATTGGCTTGGCCGGGCACTGAGTAGGAGAAAGGTGTGCCTATCCCTGGGGCTGAACTTGACTTGAGCCAGAGACAGATGGAGAAGGCAAAGATTTCACGATGCAGAGTGCGCTTGATCTTGACATGCATGTAGTTGGTGCGAAGAGGGAAACCCACATGAAAACGTTCAGAATGCTTCTCTAGCTTGTTCCCTGGAGGACAGAAGAAAGCAGAAAAGTGGCACTGAGCTGCAACACAGACAAATGGAGGGGAAATGGATTATCCATATGCCGCCAACTGATCTGCTGACTTATCAAGAATTGATTCTCCAGACGTGCTACTCTCTATCCGTTACGTGACCACTGTCAACTAGGCCAAAGTTCATGTAGTTTACcaagttttctttcctttgttaccTTGCCTCCACTTTGTGAAAAAAGCCCCTCactgaataaatttgacaaagtcttaagaagcagcaaaaaggttttattaacgttcttgcaaggacgggtgcccagccaagataggcacaccccttcacacaaagcatgcagttttattccctaccccggccggtgaaatccctcctcctgttccccattggataggtacttgggagttcacagcctatccgagacgccttagattttgcaggaagtcccgcctttgtttatatctcccattcctcactttttacctcccccagttccctatttatttttttccttataaggcagctagcccccttggagcaaacaggtcagggtcttgtctgaccacaaagtttgctagaactggttttgagcgtattttcagcattggttaggcagcttcTTTCCTTTACACCTGCTAATATGGAGGCACGGTCTCCTGTTCCCCTAACCACctatcccacatcctcaatatactgacaagcaagcctagtTTTGCGatttactagaaagcaagcttcatttggcaatttactgaaaaagcaggttcttttctattgtagaaaTAACTACTGCAAAAACAACAGTGTTATCCCCTTTTCTCACAACGTCATTCTCTCTGATGCCTTTCTTGACTTAGATTTGGTGATGGATCTTACGGCAGAGGTCTCTTCTCTTATTCTTTATAAAACACAAATggcactacattaaaaaaaatgctaacatccatccatctcacATCACTTAGCTGTCAAAACACTGTCATATGGTTTCTATCACTGTTCATCAAGATCATCTCTGCTCCACATAAATCACATGTGGCTGGTTTTGAGAATAAGCTATATTTTCAGTCAACATTCATTCCCATTTCTTTCATTCTAACCGTTGGTCTGTCTCTCCAACAGGATAATGAGATATTTGAAATATTCCTCAAACTATCATTCTCGTCTACCCATCTTTGTCCCCATCTCTTTTCCTAATGGTTATGTAATTATACACTACTCAGATTCTTCAGGAGTGGAGAAGCATATAAGcacagcaaataaataagtaatccaCCAAATACTTAAATCTACTTACTGATCCACTGAAATGTTCATCAACATATTTACCTAAACCACTTATTTAATAGTTTGTTTAAAAATCAGAGTTAAATGGAAGCAACCTACATACTTTTTGAAGTTCTGGACTTAACATTTCTCATAGTCCTTTGTCACTGGCTATGTTGATTGGGTCTGAGGAGAATCAAAATCTAAACTGGGTTAGAGTGGGACTACTGAGATTCAAATTTCCACCTGACTAGGAAAATACTTTGAGCCAGCCACTGTCTCTCAGCTTTAGCTATCTCATAGAACCACTTGTGAAGACAATGAGAGCTTTTTGAGAGAAAGTGAGGTAGAAAAGCAGTACGCAAACATTAAATCATTGTAGTTCTCTATTTGTCTCAGATCTAATTATATCCTTatgtcagccttctccaacccagTGTCCCATCCTACTACTCAGGCAGTCTGAACCTGATGTTTGGGAATTAATGAATTATAGTCTCTCATAACTGGAGGGCATCACTGGGAAAGACTTCTCTATATCCATTTCTCCACCCCTCTACAAACTTGCCAACAAGCACCTAAAACCTCTGGATTCTTAACTGTCCACCTACTTGTCATTAAACCGACCTTTTATCATTAATTCTTTCTACTTAGCTGTTTATTTAGTTTACCTTccttccatctatccatccatttttACCCCATGAAGGTAGACCCAAGTCTCCTTTCTCACCCTGACTCTGccaacacaataaaaaaatttTGATaccttaaaaattaattttattattacagACCCAATTGTTTTTACTTGTGGGAGGGTTACAACACTACCCAACTGGAAGCTCAGGTTTACTCACTCACCTTTCTCCACAGTGTGTCCATGAGAAACAGGCCTCTGTCTCATCTCCATTGCTCTCGGTACACCATGTGTGTGATATTCTGAAGTGTTCAGTTTCTCATGGATCTGACGCTCCAAAATGCTTATCTTTTCCTGAAGAGCATCCCACAGGGACATGGAGAAGGCTGAGCTATTCCAGTTGTGCTGGAGAAGTCAGGGCAAGTGCTCACATTAATTTCATATATTCCACCATTTCTCAGGACCTTCCTTTTAGACCACCCCTAATGTGCTGCCTCTCTCTGCCTTAAAATTCCATCCAAAAGCCATTATTAAACATTTTGTACAATTCCTGAGTTCCTATGTGTTGCCCACGCTGAATTTTAGATTGTACCTGCAAACAGTGATGTGCTTTCTTCTAGTCTGTAATGACATTCCCATTAATGGTGCTAAACGCATCATCTACTCATGTTCTGTGCCTTGTGATTACTCCCATCAACCCATTTGCAATGCAGTCTTATGCATGGCTGTTTATTCTTCTTGATGGGTCTTCCTTCCATAGCAAGTGTGTAGAggatggtttttgttgttgttgttggttgccACCGAGTCGTTTGCGACTCATGGTGACCTGATGTATTACTTCTTGCACTAACCCTGTCATACAACAAAGGACCTCCTGTAGCTCCAGGAGGAAGAACAGCTGAAAGGAGGAACTTCAGCTAGTTTTGCAAAAGCCACTCCATGCACAGGAAGATCATTCTGAATAACTTTGCTCCATCTGGAACTTCAGCAGAATCAGAACTGAACCTGAATGTCTTAACTCCTCAGGCTTTGTATCTAGATTCGTGCATGTGCATCTATGTGCATTCATCATGCGCTTCCATTTCTAGGTAAGCAGAGTTATGCCAATTGCAAAgcaaggagtaagaaatagtaagctaaagaaattaaaagcatggcataaggaaaagaaaggaaatatagcaaAATCTGATTTATAcaaacaccattcactatacctcccCATACCTTTCTTCTTCCAAGCCATCCCTGTTTCCACCCCATCTGTATTTTCTCCATcgctgccttttgttctttggtTTGTGATTTTCCCATCCAAATGTTGTTAGTGGAAGGCAGcttaaataattacatttaaaatatccCCTACATTCCATACATTATCCAAACGAACTCtatggtaggtaggtaagtaggtacATTAGAAAGATTAGAAGAAGCAGCAGGAAGTTCTGCTCTGGGAGACGTCTGAGCGGAGGCACATTCAGCTTTTATCAGGGAAGGTAATAGCATTCATTAGAATTGTTTGAGCTGATCTTATACAGCAGaacaaggaggaagagaggattaCATGAAGGATCATACATGGAAACTGTTAAACAGAATGAGAGTAAAAAGGTTTACAGTAATTGCTGGCTGATCAGCATTTTGGACAGATTAAGAAATAAGGAGGGGGTATGGGTTGTACATGTGAGGATGAGTACCAGGACTGATGGATAGTGAACAAGTGAGTAGTTAAGGAATAGATAGGTTTGAAAAGACAGAGTAAGTGCATTGAGATGGACAAGGAATAAGTGTTTTCAAAAAGTAGCAGCTAATACCTGTAAATGCTCCAGTCTCTCCTTAAGTGATTTCAACATTCTCTCCATCTGATGTGTTGCAGCAGACGCCTCATTGGGTGGATCTTCCATAGCATTAGCATGAGTGGATGCAGGTCCTTTGTGAAAAGAATCATGAGTGTTGTGCCCAACTTGTGTTTCATGGTTCTCCAATTGTCCAGTCTGATGATACTCGTTCTCTTGGGCATGGAGGCCTTTGCGGAGATCTCGATTGCCAGTCTCACTGTGTCCCCTATGGCCACCTTCATGGTGAGACTGGTGGACATCCTCATAATGTCCCCTTTGACCATTATCATGATGGGTACGATGCCCACCTTCACGATGACCGTGGTTATGGCTATGATTCTCTTCCTGATGATTTCCATGGTGCTCACCATGCTTCCGGGGATGGGTTTCACAGCGGCTCAGCTTGGCCGTCAGTTCCCTCACTGTCTCCCTCTGGTCAAGGATCATTTCCTTTTGATGCACCACTGTCTCTCGCAGATGCAGGATTGTTTCCTTAGCTTCTTCTAGAGTCCCCACCCAACGGCCATTGCCTCCACTGTTAGCTGCCACTCCATGTCGTTGCTGGCCAGTTGACTGGCACCCATTATCCATGTCCAGTGGCATAGGACTGCAGATAAATTTGGGTAAGCCATATTCAGAAGCTATCACTGGTGGGGAAAAGATAAGGCAGAGCAACGCCCAGTGCATTGCCATCACCACAGGTGGGATGTTTGGCAGATGGGAAAAGGGTAGAAGTGGGGATGGAAATGGATTGGGCAGTTCAGGATAGCCACAGAAACAGAGGATAACTTCCAGAAAGGCCAAGTCTTTAGAGCTTAAAGAATCCTATTGTACAATAGATTTCAGTCCAGCATCCATCACCCAGATCCTCTTAGATGACAACAAAATTCCACCAGAAGAAACTCAGCCTCTATTAGGAAGGAAATACAGATGTCTTTGACAGAGGAGAAGACACTCTAGATGGAGCTATTCAAGCCATGTTTGCTTCACCAAACCTTCAATACCCACAATGTCTGGTTCCGTTGTTTCAGAAATTGAAGCTTTTCCTCCTTCCCAGATATCAATTTCTTGCTTCCCAGCAGAACCAAACTGCTAGCCGACCTCCAGGCACTACAGGCAGGTGAGCTTTGTACTTTTCCTGCCTTTCCATCCTGTCTAATTTGCCAAATCCACTGGTGATGTGCAGCAAAGCATCGTTTCCCTTGGAAACTGAGAAATTAATGGGCTTAAAGTGTTACAGCAAAGCTTTTGCCTTCACCGCTGCCTATCGTCTCCTCTCTGTTGCTAAGGCTTCTAGCCTGGCAGTCTATATATAACCCCTCCTGAGAAGCTAAAGCTTCCCTCAGAAGAATTAAGGTAGCAGCCAGAAAGAAATAGGCTAAATCCGAGGTCTGAAATTATTCCTCATTTTCTCATCTAATGACAATTACTTGCCCAGAGTATATTACTCACAGGTGGATTTAGAGTACATGGAGCTCCAAGAATAGCAGGAAAGACAGTTGTGCCAAGgaggtcacacacacacacacacctatgtaaaataaatgcaaagctAGATGATCTACAGACGGATCCTGAATTTCCACTGAAGGACCTAATCAGATCATTTTTACTTCACGAAAAACATGAAGAAATCTGAACCAAAAAATCAACATTACATTCTTAATACAAGATTCTCAGTACAGTATCTTTTATCACTATGTATTCCACTGCCCCAAGGCTTGGGAAATTCAGGGCACCTCCACAGGTCAGTCTGTGCTTGCCAAAGGCCAGGGCATCCTGTGGGGGTGGGGCAGTAAAAATAGTCCTGATGACCATTGCAATGGAGGCCTGGAAGCTGTAGGTCTTAGAAGTTCTTCTGCCAAGTTTTGATTCCTCCTATATGAGACAATTCATTCACCAATATTGACAGCTTGTGTTTTCCCCTCTACAATTCATAATTTCAGTAGCATACACAATTGAACCCTAGAGTTACTGTATTTTATGCAAGAGGGACTATTAGCCCATTGAGCTTCATCCATTCTAAACTTAGAGGTA includes:
- the LOC134497387 gene encoding neuronal pentraxin-1-like, encoding MAMHWALLCLIFSPPVIASEYGLPKFICSPMPLDMDNGCQSTGQQRHGVAANSGGNGRWVGTLEEAKETILHLRETVVHQKEMILDQRETVRELTAKLSRCETHPRKHGEHHGNHQEENHSHNHGHREGGHRTHHDNGQRGHYEDVHQSHHEGGHRGHSETGNRDLRKGLHAQENEYHQTGQLENHETQVGHNTHDSFHKGPASTHANAMEDPPNEASAATHQMERMLKSLKERLEHLQHNWNSSAFSMSLWDALQEKISILERQIHEKLNTSEYHTHGVPRAMEMRQRPVSHGHTVEKAQCHFSAFFCPPGNKLEKHSERFHVGFPLRTNYMHVKIKRTLHREIFAFSICLWLKSSSAPGIGTPFSYSVPGQANEVVLIQWGNNPMELLINDKAVTLPLAINDAKWHHICVTWSTRNGIWETYKDGVQRGSGENLAPWHPVKPGGVFILGQEQDTLGGRFDATQAFIGEISDFNMWSYIVTPGEIYKMATCSSSIGGDLISWTENSMELHREVIKLPYNACH